A part of Candidatus Electrothrix aestuarii genomic DNA contains:
- a CDS encoding transposase → MFTIPQELRKIIFSDRMLIKIMMDCASKAAVEVLQSKGVDAVPGILLVVHTFGRDLKFNPHVHMLMTEGGLTSSNQWVDIPFLPYGLLRKNGNIIC, encoded by the coding sequence GTGTTTACCATTCCACAAGAACTCCGAAAGATAATTTTTAGTGATCGTATGCTGATCAAGATTATGATGGATTGTGCTTCAAAAGCGGCTGTGGAAGTACTTCAAAGTAAAGGAGTTGATGCTGTTCCGGGAATTCTATTAGTTGTCCATACGTTTGGAAGAGATCTTAAGTTTAATCCGCATGTCCATATGTTAATGACAGAAGGAGGATTAACATCTTCCAATCAGTGGGTTGATATTCCATTTTTGCCATATGGTCTGCTTAGAAAAAATGGCAATATTATTTGCTGA
- a CDS encoding transposase: MLTEIKASLPQTKENVRFIDYLFKSQRNGFYVNGKSKMTSARHAARYIGRYMARPALAEHKITNYDGEEVTFWYIDHKTEVKVTEAIPAKEFIQRLIDHIPLKGFKMVRHYGLYSRRTKTIAIEILMDCKRFIQKTFEFMKSDSRSLSWRERLVQSFGKDPLTCPNCKEKMFLWRIWHPDYGDIFDLSRDGPFVESKSKQECNKRNSSGRQVKWIPQLLPF; encoded by the coding sequence TTGCTGACTGAAATAAAGGCTAGCTTGCCGCAAACAAAAGAAAATGTAAGATTCATAGATTACCTGTTTAAAAGCCAACGTAATGGTTTTTATGTAAATGGTAAAAGCAAGATGACATCAGCAAGACATGCAGCTCGATATATTGGTCGCTATATGGCTCGTCCAGCATTGGCAGAGCACAAGATAACGAATTACGATGGTGAGGAAGTAACATTTTGGTATATTGATCATAAAACAGAAGTTAAAGTTACCGAAGCGATTCCAGCCAAAGAGTTCATACAACGATTAATTGACCATATCCCGCTAAAGGGATTCAAGATGGTCCGCCATTATGGGTTATATTCTCGACGTACAAAAACAATCGCGATAGAGATTTTGATGGACTGTAAACGTTTTATCCAGAAGACTTTTGAATTCATGAAAAGTGATTCAAGGTCATTGAGCTGGAGAGAGCGTCTAGTACAGAGTTTCGGGAAAGATCCGTTAACATGTCCAAACTGTAAAGAAAAAATGTTTTTATGGCGGATTTGGCATCCTGACTATGGAGATATCTTTGATCTGAGCAGAGACGGACCTTTTGTGGAAAGCAAGAGTAAACAAGAATGCAACAAGAGAAACTCTTCGGGTCGGCAGGTTAAGTGGATACCGCAATTGCTTCCGTTTTAA